Proteins encoded by one window of Candidatus Polarisedimenticolaceae bacterium:
- a CDS encoding SRPBCC family protein translates to MKILLYLVAGVVGLVVAAVLVLMLMSFRKGAGTMTTAIEIDRPPEAVWPWLTQADKQKKWVSWLVDVRDLTPEITGVGKKFAWVMDDPNMKKQVEIQGELIAEEPLRLSRVRLTSEIGFEGTSTWTLTDLGGRTRFESVGSFRYDKWLYRLMEPLITPQAVKKQELDFAKLKSLIEAN, encoded by the coding sequence ATGAAGATCTTGCTCTACCTCGTCGCCGGCGTCGTCGGACTCGTCGTCGCGGCCGTTCTCGTCCTCATGCTGATGAGCTTCCGCAAGGGGGCCGGGACGATGACGACGGCGATCGAGATCGACCGTCCCCCCGAGGCGGTGTGGCCTTGGCTCACGCAGGCCGACAAGCAGAAGAAGTGGGTGAGCTGGCTCGTGGACGTGCGCGACCTCACCCCCGAGATCACGGGGGTCGGCAAGAAGTTCGCGTGGGTCATGGACGACCCGAACATGAAGAAGCAAGTCGAGATTCAGGGCGAGCTCATCGCGGAGGAGCCGTTGCGCCTGAGCCGCGTGCGCCTCACCTCCGAGATCGGCTTCGAGGGGACCTCGACCTGGACGCTCACCGACCTCGGCGGGCGGACGCGCTTCGAGAGCGTCGGATCGTTCCGCTACGACAAGTGGCTCTACCGGCTCATGGAGCCGCTGATCACCCCGCAGGCGGTGAAGAAGCAGGAGCTCGACTTCGCCAAGCTCAAGAGCCTGATCGAAGCGAACTAA